CGACTGTCTCGGCACCTGGCTGTCGCGGGTCCTCGACGAGGTCGGCGCGTGGTCGAGCACATCGGGCTGGGAGCGCAGGCTGGACGACCGGCTCGAGGATTTCCTGGCCGCGTGGAGCCAGGCGCGGGTGCCGGTCGTCGCGGTCAGCAACGAGGTCGGCAGCGGTGTGGTGCCCGCAACGGTGTCCGGACGGCTGTTCCGTGATGTGCTGGGCGCACTCAACAACCGGGTGTCCGCCGACAGCGACCGGGTGTCGCTCATCGTCGCCGGGCGGGCGCTCGACCTTCCGTGAGGAGCCAGCCGTGCCGAGTTTCGCCATCCCCGTCCCGGACGCCGCCGCCCGCGCCGCCGCCTTGGAGCGCCTGGACGGCCTGGTCAAACCGGTCGGCTCGCTCGGCAGGCTGGAGGAACTCGCGGCCTGGCTGAGCGCCGCGCACGGGGTGGTCCCGCCGCGCCCGCTGGACGACGTCCGCGTGGTCGTCTTCGCCGGCGACCACGGCGTGTCGGCGCAGTCGGCGTACCCGCGCGAGGTCACGGCGGCGATGGTGCGCGTGTTCCTGGCCGGACGCAGCGGCGTGACGGTGCTCGCCGCGCAGGTCGGGGCCAGCGTCCGGGTAGCCGACATCGCGGTCGATTGGGACGCCGCGGATGTTCCCGACGAAGTCACCGCCCACAAGATCCGCCGCGGTTCGGGTGCGATCGACGTGGAGGACGCTTTGGCCCCCGGCGAGGCGCTCGCGGCTTTTGAGGCGGGACGGGCCATCGCTGCCTCGGAGTCCGCTGCGGACGTTCTCATTCCGGGCGACATGGGCATCGGCAACACCACCGTTTGCGCCGCCGTCGTGGCTTCCGCGCTGGGCCTCCCCGCGGCCGAGGTGGTCGGCACCGGCACCGGCGTTTCCGGGGAAGCTTTGGAACGCAAGACCGCCGTGGTCGCCACTGCCCTGTCGCGCCGCCCCGTCACCGACCCGTTCGACCGCCTGACAGCCCTCGGCAGCGCCTGCCTGGCCGCGACGGCCGGTTTCTTGGTGGAAGCGGCCGTCCGGGGAATCCCGGTGCTGCTGGACGGCATTTTCTCCGCGACGGCGGCGTTGGTCGCTCGGGACATCGCGCCCGGTGCGGAGCAGTGGTGGCTGGCCGGACATCGTTCGACGGAACCGGCGCAAGCGTTTGCCCTGAAGGCGCTGGGGT
The nucleotide sequence above comes from Amycolatopsis sp. AA4. Encoded proteins:
- the cobT gene encoding nicotinate-nucleotide--dimethylbenzimidazole phosphoribosyltransferase, which produces MPSFAIPVPDAAARAAALERLDGLVKPVGSLGRLEELAAWLSAAHGVVPPRPLDDVRVVVFAGDHGVSAQSAYPREVTAAMVRVFLAGRSGVTVLAAQVGASVRVADIAVDWDAADVPDEVTAHKIRRGSGAIDVEDALAPGEALAAFEAGRAIAASESAADVLIPGDMGIGNTTVCAAVVASALGLPAAEVVGTGTGVSGEALERKTAVVATALSRRPVTDPFDRLTALGSACLAATAGFLVEAAVRGIPVLLDGIFSATAALVARDIAPGAEQWWLAGHRSTEPAQAFALKALGLTPILDLGLRLGEGSGAVQAVPTLRAARAVIAEMGLLADLG